The Candidatus Pantoea soli genome window below encodes:
- the cfa gene encoding cyclopropane fatty acyl phospholipid synthase encodes MSSSCIEEVSLEENQWFRIAHELLERADIHINGTRPWDIQVKHPDFFKRVLQEGSLGLGESYMDGWWECERLDMFFHRALKHHLDKQLPHHFKDTLRIAAARLTNLQSKKRAWIVGKEHYDLGNDLFALMLDPFMQYSCGYWKSAETLEQAQQAKLDMICRKLQLAPGMTLLDIGCGWGGLAEFAARHYGVKVHGVTISAEQQRMAQQRCAGLDVTILLQDYRDLNQQFDRIVSVGMFEHVGPKNYATYFDVVDRNLKPDGLFLLHTIGAIRTDMNVDPWIDKYIFPNGCLPSVRQIADASESHFIMEDWHNFGADYDTTLMAWHTRFQAAWPQLAEKYGERFKRMFTYYLNACAGAFRARDIQLWQVVFSRGTEGGLRVAR; translated from the coding sequence ATGAGTTCATCGTGTATAGAAGAAGTGAGCCTTGAAGAAAACCAATGGTTTCGTATCGCCCATGAGCTGCTGGAGCGGGCAGATATCCACATCAATGGCACACGCCCCTGGGATATTCAGGTAAAACATCCGGATTTTTTTAAACGGGTCCTGCAGGAGGGATCGCTGGGCCTTGGCGAGAGTTACATGGACGGCTGGTGGGAGTGTGAGCGTCTCGACATGTTCTTCCATCGGGCGCTGAAGCATCATCTGGATAAACAGCTTCCCCACCATTTCAAAGATACCCTGCGCATCGCCGCAGCGCGCCTGACCAACCTGCAGTCGAAAAAGCGCGCCTGGATTGTGGGTAAAGAGCATTACGACCTGGGCAATGACCTGTTCGCCCTGATGCTGGATCCCTTCATGCAATACTCCTGCGGCTACTGGAAAAGCGCTGAGACGCTGGAGCAGGCGCAGCAGGCAAAACTTGATATGATTTGCCGCAAGCTGCAGCTGGCGCCGGGCATGACGCTGCTGGATATCGGCTGCGGCTGGGGCGGTCTGGCGGAGTTTGCCGCGCGCCATTACGGCGTTAAAGTGCATGGCGTCACTATTTCCGCTGAACAGCAGCGCATGGCGCAACAGCGCTGTGCCGGGCTGGACGTCACCATCCTGCTGCAGGATTATCGCGATCTGAATCAGCAGTTCGACCGCATCGTTTCAGTGGGCATGTTTGAGCACGTCGGGCCGAAAAATTACGCCACCTATTTTGACGTGGTCGATCGCAACCTGAAGCCGGACGGCCTGTTCCTGCTGCACACCATTGGTGCTATCCGGACAGATATGAATGTGGACCCGTGGATCGATAAGTATATTTTCCCCAACGGCTGCCTGCCGTCGGTGCGCCAGATTGCCGATGCCAGCGAATCGCATTTTATCATGGAAGACTGGCACAACTTCGGTGCTGACTACGACACCACGCTGATGGCCTGGCACACGCGCTTCCAGGCGGCGTGGCCGCAGCTGGCGGAAAAGTACGGCGAGCGCTTTAAACGCATGTTCACCTACTACCTCAATGCCTGCGCGGGCGCCTTTCGGGCGCGCGATATTCAGCTGTGGCAGGTGGTGTTCAGTCGCGGTACGGAAGGCGGACTGCGCGTTGCGCGCTAG